GAGACGATGCGCGAGCGCGGCGATGCGCGGCGGCTTTTCCTGTGCGACACGTTCGCGGGGATGCCCGACACGGATCCGGCGGTCGACATCCATCGCAAGGGAGATTTCTCCGACACGTCGCTTGCCGCCGTGCGGAGCTATCTCGCGGCATATGCGAACATCGAATACCTGCCCGGAGTGATACCCGCGTCGCTCGCCCCGCTGGCGGGCAAACGCTTCTGTTTCGTCCACATCGACCTGGATATCCACGCGGCGGTGCTCGACGCGTCATCATTCTTCTACGAGCGCGTCGCGAGCGGCGGCTTCCTCGTGTACGACGACTACGGCTTTGCCAGCACTCCCGGCGCGCGCCTCGCAGTGGACGAGTTCTATGCGGACAAGCTCGAGACGCCGCTCGTGCTAGCAGGCGGCCAGTGCGTCGTGTTCAAAGCCGGCGCGCGTTAGCGATATGGCGTTCGATGCGGTATGGTGGCGCGGCAAGCGCGTGCTGATCACGGGCCACACCGGCTTCAAAGGAGCCTGGTGCTGCTTGTGGCTGCACCGTCTCGGCGCACAGCTGCGCGGCTATGCGCTGGAGCCCGACACGACGCCGGACCTGTTCGGCGCCGCCGACGTGGCGTCGACCACAAAGAGCGTCATCGCCGACATCCGCGATCGCGAACGGCTGCGCGGCGAAGTCGCGCGTTTCGATCCGCAGATCATCATACACATGGCGGCGCAACCGCTGGTGCGCGTGTCGTACGATCGGCCGTTAGAGACGTATGCGGTCAACGTCGTGGGCACGGCTAACGTGCTCGAAGCGGTTCGCGCGGCGCCGTCGGCGCGGGCGATCGTCGTCGTGACGAGCGACAAGTGCTACGACCTGCACGGCGCCGAGCGCGCGCACGCAGAAGAAGATGCCCTCGGCGGCGCCGACCCGTATTCCGCGAGCAAGGCCGGCGCCGAGCTGGTGACGGCAGGCATGCGGGTTTTGTCGAGGCGCGCTCGCGAAAGCACCATCGCGTGCGGCATCGCGACGGCTCGCGCCGGCAACACCATCGGCGGGGGCGACTGGGCGCGGGACCGGCTGATGCCGGATCTTATCGCTTCCTTTATCAAGGGCGAGCCGGCGCTCATCCGCAACCCGGCGGCCGTGCGGCCGTGGCAGCACATCTTGGATCCGCTCTATGGCTACTTGCTGCTGGCCCGCCGCTTGTGGGAACAGCCCGAGGCTTTCTCCCAGCCCTGGAATCTTGGGCCGCCGGATTCCAACGCGCAGTCGGTGGCCAGCGTAGCCGACGCGGCTGCTGCGCGCTTTGGGAACGGCGCTCGCTGGCGCGTGGACGAGGCCGGCCATCCGCCGGAGGCCGGCGTGCTGCGCCTCGATAGCTCGAAGGCGAAGGCACGGCTGGGCTGGAGCGCGCGGCTAGATCTGGGCAGCGCGATCGATTGGAGCGTCGGCTGGTATCGCAGCTTCGCGCTGGGCGACAGTGCGCGAGCGTTGGTGGAGGCGGACATCGCCCGCTATGAAGCGTTGGTCGCGGCGTGAGCGCGCCGGCGTGCAGGCTATGCGCTCACCCGCTGGGCGAACCGTTCATCGATCTGGGCCTCTCGCCGCTTTCGAACGCGCTGCTCGGCCCCGCTGATCTCGCCGCACCGGATGTCATGTACCCGCTGAGCGCCTACGCGTGCGGACGTTGCTGGCTCGTCCAAGTGCCTGCGTGGGCGGCTCCCGAACGCATCTTCCGCGACTACCCATACTTCTCGTCGTATTCGACCACGTGGCTCGAGCACGTGCGCCGTTACGCACAGGCGATGCGCAGCCGCTTCGGCTTCGGCGCGGATTCGCTGGTGATCGAGGTCGCCAGCAACGACGGCCACCTGCTGTCCGAGTTCGCGCATGAGGGCGTGCCCGTGCTCGGGATCGAGCCGGCGCGCAACGTCGCCGAGGTGGCCGTACAGCGCGGCGTCCCGACGGTGTGCGAGTTCTTGAACGTCGACGCTGCACGGCGTCTGCGCGCGCAGGGCTACTCGGCGGACCTGCTGGTGGCCAACAACGTGCTGGCGCATGTGCCGGCGTTGAGCGATTTCGTGGCCGCGCTGGCGACGCTGCTCAAGCCAGATGGTGTGCTGACGCTGGAATTCCCGCACCTGCAGCAGATGCTCGAACGCGTTGAATTCGACACCATCTATCACGAGCACTATTCATACTTCTCGCTTGCGACCGCCCGTCGCGCGCTGGCGCTGCACGGCTTGACCGTCTTCGACGTCGAGGAGCTGGCGACGCACGGCGGCTCGCTGCGGGTTTACGCCGCTCACGCAGGACGCAGGCCGCAGGGCGCGCCGGTCGCCGCGCTGTTGCGCCGCGAAGAGGCCGCGGGCCTTGCGCGCGAGGAGACGTACGCGCGCTTCGCGCGCCAGGTCGAGCGCACGCGCGCTGAACTGGCCGGCTTCGTGCGCGAGATCGTGGCCGAGGGTGCCACGATCGCCGGCTACGGGGCTCCGGCCAAGGCGACGACGCTGCTCAACTACTGCGGCATCGGCACCGGGCTGCTCCCATATACCGTCGACCGCAGCCCGCACAAGCAAGGCAAGTACATCCCCGGCGTGCGCACGCCGATCTTCGCGCCGGAGCACATCTTCGAGACGCACCCCGACTACGTGCTGATCCTGCCGTGGAACATCGCCGATGAAGTGCGCGAGCAGATGGCGGGAGTGAGCCGCTGGGGCGGGCGCTTCGTGGTGCCGATCCCGGCCCCTGAGGTGGTGGCGTGAGCGAGCGCGAGCCATCGGATCCGGAGGCGATCCGCGCGATGGCCGCCGATCA
This genomic stretch from Candidatus Eremiobacteraceae bacterium harbors:
- a CDS encoding TylF/MycF/NovP-related O-methyltransferase produces the protein MPLTRPWPPRAAYAPLRKLLLAFGLDVEYVGRAREPALPDGAAYRPRFRPWLVDSWQQCFTLTRGKTLVSDDRLYVLASLMRQALATVAGDVAECGVYQGGTAALLAETMRERGDARRLFLCDTFAGMPDTDPAVDIHRKGDFSDTSLAAVRSYLAAYANIEYLPGVIPASLAPLAGKRFCFVHIDLDIHAAVLDASSFFYERVASGGFLVYDDYGFASTPGARLAVDEFYADKLETPLVLAGGQCVVFKAGAR
- the rfbG gene encoding CDP-glucose 4,6-dehydratase — protein: MAFDAVWWRGKRVLITGHTGFKGAWCCLWLHRLGAQLRGYALEPDTTPDLFGAADVASTTKSVIADIRDRERLRGEVARFDPQIIIHMAAQPLVRVSYDRPLETYAVNVVGTANVLEAVRAAPSARAIVVVTSDKCYDLHGAERAHAEEDALGGADPYSASKAGAELVTAGMRVLSRRARESTIACGIATARAGNTIGGGDWARDRLMPDLIASFIKGEPALIRNPAAVRPWQHILDPLYGYLLLARRLWEQPEAFSQPWNLGPPDSNAQSVASVADAAAARFGNGARWRVDEAGHPPEAGVLRLDSSKAKARLGWSARLDLGSAIDWSVGWYRSFALGDSARALVEADIARYEALVAA
- a CDS encoding class I SAM-dependent methyltransferase: MSAPACRLCAHPLGEPFIDLGLSPLSNALLGPADLAAPDVMYPLSAYACGRCWLVQVPAWAAPERIFRDYPYFSSYSTTWLEHVRRYAQAMRSRFGFGADSLVIEVASNDGHLLSEFAHEGVPVLGIEPARNVAEVAVQRGVPTVCEFLNVDAARRLRAQGYSADLLVANNVLAHVPALSDFVAALATLLKPDGVLTLEFPHLQQMLERVEFDTIYHEHYSYFSLATARRALALHGLTVFDVEELATHGGSLRVYAAHAGRRPQGAPVAALLRREEAAGLAREETYARFARQVERTRAELAGFVREIVAEGATIAGYGAPAKATTLLNYCGIGTGLLPYTVDRSPHKQGKYIPGVRTPIFAPEHIFETHPDYVLILPWNIADEVREQMAGVSRWGGRFVVPIPAPEVVA